The following nucleotide sequence is from Primulina tabacum isolate GXHZ01 chromosome 2, ASM2559414v2, whole genome shotgun sequence.
TTAAGAAaagtaaaatttgaaaattattgaaaaaCCTTTAATAGAATaattaaaatctgaaaattatTGTAAATGCAGAAAAATAGAATTATTGTAAAAtctgaaaattatttaaagttttTTACTTCAAAGTGCAGTGCGTGTAGCCCCCGCCACGGGGCTTCGTTATGAGCAATACGCTCATTATTGACAACTATGCTTTACCCGGTGTAGCATCCACCATTGATTTGGTGTGAGGCCCCACGTCAAATGAATGGTTATTTCCCACCGAGTGAAGCACACTTGATGGAGTTTATAATTTCCCATGGTAGGGCTCTCCTGTTTAATAATCTTAAGTAGGAAATAGAAGGTTTCTACTCCTTTACATGTGGGAGCTGAGCCCTAGGCTCTAGCCATGTCAGTGTTGTATACATCCTTTTCgctttaagcaatatttctttCAGGTTACTTAAGTTTGAAGGTAATGCAGTCCGGAGTCGAACAGGACTGAATTTGCTCTCAATAAATCTAATAAACCAAAATTTAGATATAGCGCTCATCAACTTACAAACTTCAGTCTCCTTAGAAAGCATCTACCAAAAGACCTCTATAAAACCAATTTAAGATGGCTTAAGAACCTGTTATCTGCCAATCTCTTAGTCTTTGCTTGCTTGTGTTCCTGAACATCATCAGTATGAGTACTCTAATTTTAAGACAAACGGGTGTGAATGTCAAGTACTAGTAAATTTCCTTTTGTTATTATTACCATCATACTAGGCTTGAAGGCTGTCTGCTCGACTTCTGAGTATTTTGGATTTATAATGCTTAAGGTGGAAACAAGTACGAGATCAAAGGGTGTGCAGGTCAGGGTGGATTTGCTCAGGTGTTTAAAGCATATGTCGACAGCAatcctgatgatgttgttgcccTTAAAGTAATTATACATCTTTTTCACCTTTTACGAAATTAGAGTTCACTGTAAGTTATTATTGATTCCGGACCTTCCAATCTGACAGATACAAAAACCGCCCTTTCCTTGGGAATTTTACATGTACCGGCAACTTGATATGCGGATTTCAGAAAAAGAGGTAAATGAACGTCTTGACAAAAAATCTACATGTAATCTATTTCATAAAGTCGTTTCTCATTATAGCTCATTTTTTCAGAGGATCAGTTTTGGCTTTGCTCATAGATTGCACCTCTATTCTGACTACAGCGTTCTGGTCTCTGATTATTTGTCTCATGGCACGCTTCAGGTTGACATACATTTATTCATCAGGTTCACGTTGTAAAGCTTTTCCCCTTACAAGGTTCATGTTAAAATTCTGCAGGATGCCATAAATTCTAATGCCGTCATAGGGGGGTCTATGGAAGAAGTGTTGTGCATTTATTATACCATAGAAATGCTTCAAATTCTTGAAACATTGCATGATGCTAAAATTATCCATGGTGACTTTAAACCTGATAATCTGCTCATCCGGTATTCCAGGTAATTCAACATGTTGAATTACCAACAGGAAGGCACTTTATCATTTTATGATTAGAAGCCCTGGGCTTCGAAGACTTGATTTACTTATTTCCTTTTGCTAGATTTCATGGCACAATTTTACCCATTTATCACACGTGTCAGTATTTTCATCGCAAGACAGATATGTAATTACTTCTAATCTACTTACCTGAAACAAGTGTATCTAAGCAGTATATCTTCCTGTTCTTCTGGACATCTTCAACCTCTATTACCCCTTTCTATGTTAAGCTTGTTAGACTGTAGATACAACAGTACTTGTGGATATAATGGAAGACCAACGAAGTgaagctttttttttttggaataaatTGAAGCATTTAACTATCTTACATTTGTAAAAATGCTATCTTCAAAACTGGGAATTAATTATAGCACCTTATCAATGTTGTTTTCCATTTTAAAAACATAGCTTGTCAATGTATATCACATCCGTTAAGACTCCATTGTGAAGTAGTGTGAAGATTATAGTGGCGTAATTCCTGAATTTTCCTCCAAAAACCTCCTTTTTTGGTCTGAATCTCCAGCTAAATTATATTCCATAAATCAAATTGAATCTCTATTGCCCAGGGCCACACTCCCAACCTAGTACTAGAGGTTGAAATTGTGTAAAACATAGAAGTAAACATTTCCGATCTCGAAACTAGTTGCCGAATGATGTaattcttttcctttttcccaATCTCCAAAATATAGATCAGATCTCTGTTTGGTAAAACCTTTTCCTGAAGTGCGAAAGAGAGTTACCCTCCCTTAACTTCTTCTGGTCGTTGTAGGCTTTGTTTGTGTTATGTTATATTATATTCTTAAGTAGTTGCACAGTTACACTTCATGGTCCTTCTTGAGTGTTTAGTCAAATTCATAACTTTGCATAACTCAATGCTAGGGTTGATCCAACCGAAAATGAAAATGATTTCCGCAAACGTACTGGATCTTGGCATGATCAGGTAATTTCCAAATGCCTTATGTGCATGGTTATTCAGTTGATATTGCTACATTACAAGTCAGGTTATATCCATCAGGGTCTATGCCTTGTCGACTGGGGAAGAGGAATCGATTTAGATCTCTTTCCGCAAGGCACCAAGTTTATTGGAGATAGTCGAACTTCTGGCTTTCGTTGCCTTGAGATGCAAGAAAACAAGCCTTGGAATTTTCAGGTACATTTTACGTAATCAATCATTATGGATAGTCCTTATCAACACTGTTATATAACTTGACTGTTCCTTTTTCGGCATTTGAGATCAGGTGGACTTGTATGGAATGTGTGTTGTCGTTCACTTGATGCTTCACAATACATATATGGAGATTGAAAAAAGATACTCCTCTGATGGAAACTGCTTTTACCAACCTAAATCACACTACAAAAGGTTTGTCCCATCTTTCAAAATCTTTAAATATTATTGTCATGGAGTATGAACAATCCACTAATGGCAGGATTCTAGATGGGATAGATGATGCTAAAGGCATCAAATTTGTAGTCCTATAAATCCATACAAACTTTTCCGCAAGTCAACGTGAGACATAGCTATCAGAATCCGCTAATCTTCAGAACATGATGCATTCATTGCAACCTAATATATTAGGATCcaataaatatatacatgtagcACTACATCTTTCAAGTTCAAATTGCAGTTCTCATGAAAACAACACTTTTTCTTGGGTAATAACTTGTTGTTCCCTCCAATGACCTGTTCTACTATCCATTTGTAGCTGTATGGACCCATTAATGAGATCCTCCCACTaactgaacttcgcaaacatCCCATTCGTTTCCATTTTCGCTTAGCGAATTGTCACTTAATTTACTAAAACTCTTATTTATAATCTGATGCGGGACATGATTATCACAACGACTATCACATTCTCTTTTGGCTATCATACCATTTATCATGTGCCAGAGTTCACAAACGTGTTATACGTAAATATCACACCAAAACCTGCCAAATATGGTTCATTTTGTATATAGATTCTTTAGTCAAAACTCAGATCTCATAACtagttcaaattatttatttgcttTAAAATAGAATTTT
It contains:
- the LOC142535731 gene encoding mitotic checkpoint serine/threonine-protein kinase BUB1 isoform X4, with amino-acid sequence MLLWFITLASQGSSSSLFYSHMYMKAEPLRRLKKAQVLFLERISEIVTNGSFQKAKNGDSRDVEENFVNPWSVATIKNLLKDLHSQVVQYEGYHPSNRPYPGKVALSSLLKSGRNKSIDIGGNKYEIKGCAGQGGFAQVFKAYVDSNPDDVVALKIQKPPFPWEFYMYRQLDMRISEKERISFGFAHRLHLYSDYSVLVSDYLSHGTLQDAINSNAVIGGSMEEVLCIYYTIEMLQILETLHDAKIIHGDFKPDNLLIRYSRVDPTENENDFRKRTGSWHDQGLCLVDWGRGIDLDLFPQGTKFIGDSRTSGFRCLEMQENKPWNFQVDLYGMCVVVHLMLHNTYMEIEKRYSSDGNCFYQPKSHYKRYWNIQLWKDLFLKLLNMDPNEDHKILLRCLRESFQDYMCSDPKLIKKLKQLLVKQRASLCSA